One Microplitis mediator isolate UGA2020A chromosome 3, iyMicMedi2.1, whole genome shotgun sequence DNA segment encodes these proteins:
- the LOC130664854 gene encoding mediator of RNA polymerase II transcription subunit 13 isoform X1, translating into MTHPSHQTNGASLEDCHTNFFALTDLCGIKWRKLVWGEMAGGSVGTPLEDPVLSSFSRCLAGDILCVWRRVAATPAMGTSGTGAIFDMGIAPSPAPPPLSLSAAKELWIFWYGEEPDLSGLISPELIACQSEQGSWESGLSYECRSLLFKALHNLIERCLLSRDFVRLGKWFVQPYDGFEKHRCNSSHLSFSFAFFVHGDSTVCASVDVRQHPAVRYLTRACLQRTQASQTDAKVILAPYGLAGTLIGQSSRIDSQFLDEWKHFYPINNNNIEPGLPPFVEVLVGAVRMRYPSCYVLVTDMDDVPVELPPSPPYSPAAAANYDYPNYIQGETKPSTELPERVWAECILGSSSLSTSKTNESSVELGTWTFIDPTQKSSCLCSKCTTPGGWKSLASSQNQRERVDKSGRRAVVPFHRRSTIPWDASCPSVLANAPRSISNRNNDAPNTPPEGPPSYSRGPPTGGDCPPVPSVGSPSSPAPSPLPTPHSEPASVPPSVDPTMPTLSPQPPSSHPNAAPSLTSLHGSKSVSSTSCNASSNNNNNSNNNNNSSNISTSNTTSSNNNNNNNNNNNNNNNNTTSNNNNNNHNNNSNSNNNNNNNNNSSCNNNQVVNMVTETTLKRPILSSREYEGALLEDEPPLSWLYDYSTQEAWLNHPVKRFKPSPPVGSLHQRGNNLYTVTNSPTNQQPQITKLEIKQEPGVVLGDCAGTGERRNGDREGEENERVREESERNRNDPYEFDVAGDEENGSGEHGVVGADGLRRPRDEPPNSGSLFTSEGLQVSYKDLDQIFDNSDPDTSSDETNLNQLQVQTPPGSNKSGGMHEDTRIDSITKQNNRGVGVLRPEELSKMFPTPPSLEHNPVASPCQLNDVPIDQTELTAPQRSLRHAPDIYPNMGSPSEEPIEDWSYVFKPPTICKLVGSSKYAPLNNLPSQFLPSITLPPHCVYRPSWQCNNNNSTNNSNSSSNEKNTLHSSSSSSSSSSVPPSKSVNNTQQDQQQEQSRHQDQQAQPQQQQQQQLSQQQHHHHQQQQQQQQQQQQQQPSLPPPPQQQQQQHHHHQQQQQQLTTISHQQQLCPSSPNPNNVSNLYRAAAGRPPPPPYDQPSPATSTTSSYLNKNINSIDADTPGPIRAPESNSLVVNILLGDTVLNIFRDHNFDSCSLCVCNYGQKVVGNIKGADAVYLAGAWTSGSGLFQDEEQIRCNCGFSAVVYRRLAHQAGLFYEDEMEITGIAEDPSEKKKGSLVAVVSGSGGGGGAGAGATTATATTDNNNKQSGSEELDVITSSVLELLREQCAIIQSSASSLYRAAKEYAANRNNNNNIINNNNNSNNLNVVPTLNTLEFNDGNEVSLIALEQGKLIDGGNSVERTLRMVGVHRWGFIKARGPQCSGDILRMMRTLQPLLQDAVQKKCTTRMWEAPYTVTGPLTWRQFHRLAGRGTEDRCEPQPIPALVVGYDRDWLSLSPYALSYWEKLLLEPYAGPRDVAYVVLAPDSETIVNKVKYFFRELSTTYEICRLGKHTPITKTCRDGIMRVGKSSCQKWSKQPLVDDWFKLLGENSMGEQLRLYAQVCSNRLAPYLTQVIQDRSLLDPDSNNHKQQSQHSHHQQQSQSPSVPPAESMPGTPDGTGTNTNTVSVNIKTEPAVGENETAPSETPLSNTTPNANSTMGNVTPAIPPSSPSNTSINPNTNSSSINPNTNSSIAIKTEPGSSNPMTTTSINTTTNTSTVSSSIGSTTNTTTSTTTTIGPDEEEIEPPSIVVYIVEPFSMGGPENSDRRRLAILALLRAYSTALNAMPENLRSNINVQLISLESIVELGRARERRKIQDEMRSLALNVYLQGRRLLNHNSTVKSLTGFGTAAAADIFLKNKDDRNKAAYRLYTPAYVLAPLRSKSEAPESFGIAGPEECAVMYLSYCLSEDQSQLLAVATDDRGEISESVTINIHVPNRKRRKRASARRIGLQKLMDFILGVMSQGVQPWRLVVGRVGRIGHGELKSWGWLLSRKSLLKASKHLKELCGQCDLLYPSAAPCVLSACLVSLEPDSTLRLMADQFTPDSRFSQASVNCQLSTPQDVTCTHILVFPTSATTQSSQTAFQEQHINGPELGDDELFSALNDDMPEGMEGMGDFNDIFNVWPEASAGGGQSPGNSPHRPEGSPMGGDGGGSGMGNHDGPGSPFPCSSTPRTANADQTEDVANLHLQPLALGYLVSTAPLGRMPSWFWSTCPHLEGVCPAFLKNALHLHSPAIQQNSDDILQQQSALTAHPLDSQYTTDVLRYVLEGYNALSWLAVDANTKDRLSCLPVHVQVLMQLYHINAALV; encoded by the exons ATGACGCACCCGTCGCATCAGACTAACGGAGCCAGCTTGGAGGATTGCCACACGAATTTCTTCGCACTG acgGATCTATGCGGGATAAAATGGCGGAAACTCGTGTGGGGCGAGATGGCCGGTGGATCCGTGGGTACCCCCCTTGAAGATCCAGTATTGTCGAGCTTTTCGCGTTGTCTAGCAGGCGATATACTCTGTGTGTGGCGACGGGTGGCGGCCACACCGGCAATGGGTACTTCTGGTACAGGCGCAATATTTGACATGGGAATAGCACCTTCGCCTGCACCACCACCTTTATCACTGTCCGCTGCCAAGGAGCTCTGGATCTTTTGGTATGGAGAGGAACCCGATTTATCGGGTCTTATCTCACCAGAGCTTATTGCTTGcc AGAGTGAGCAAGGCTCTTGGGAAAGCGGTCTCTCGTATGAATGCCGCTCGTTACTCTTCAAGGCTCTTCATAATCTTATTGAACGTTGTTTACTGTCTCGTGACTTTGTTCGCCTTGGAAAATGGTTCGTTCAGCCTTATGACGGTTTCGAGAAACATCGTTGCAAcag cagTCATTTGTCATTTTCTTTTGCATTTTTCGTGCACGGTGACAGTACTGTTTGTGCAAGTGTTGATGTTAGGCAACATCCTGCTGTACGATATCTCACGAGAGCTTGTCTTCAACGTACACAGGCATCTCAAACTGACGCTAAAG TAATTCTTGCTCCGTATGGGCTTGCTGGTACTCTAATAGGACAATCGAGTCGTATCGATTCACAATTCCTTGATGAGTGGAAGCATTTTTATccaataaacaataacaacatTGAACCCGGTCTTCCACCTTTCGTGGAGGTACTTGTTGGTGCCGTAAGGATGCGATATCCATCATGCTATGTTCTCGTTACTGACATGGATGATGTGCCTGTTGAATTGCCACCTTCACCTCCTTATAGTCCAGCAGCGGCAGCTAATTATGACTATCCAAATTACATTCAAGGTGAAACAAAACCATCGACTGAATTACCTGAACGTGTTTGGGCCGAGTGTATACTTGGATCATCATCTTTATCCACTTCCAAAACAAATGAATCTTCCGTAGAGCTTGGTACCTGGACGTTTATTGATCCAACTCAAAAGTCTTCCTGCTTGTGTTCTAA GTGCACAACCCCCGGGGGTTGGAAGAGTCTGGCTTCCTCTCAAAATCAGAGGGAGAGAGTTGATAAAAGTGGACGACGGGCTGTCGTACCTTTCCATCGACGCTCTACCATTCCGTGGGATGCTTCTTGTCCCTCTGTTCTTGCTAATGCCCCCAG GTCGATTTCAAATAGAAACAATGATGCACCTAATACACCTCCTGAAGGTCCACCCTCTTATTCTCGAGGACCTCCGACTGGTGGTGATTGTCCTCCAGTACCATCGGTTGGTTCACCAAGCTCACCAGCACCTTCACCACTTCCAACACCTCATTCTGAACCGGCATCTGTACCACCGTCGGTGGATCCAACGATGCCAACGTTGAGTCCTCAACCACCGTCAAGTCATCCCAATGCAGCTCCATCATTAACATCATTACATGGATCTAAATCAGTCTCGTCAACCAGCTGCAATgctagtagtaataataacaacaacagtaataacaataataatagcagCAATATCAGTACGAGCAACACTACCAgcagtaacaataataataataataataataataataataacaacaacaacaataccaccagcaataataataataataatcataataataatagtaatagtaataataataataacaacaataataatagtagttgtaataataatcaagTTGTAAATATGGTAACTGAAACAACGTTAAAGCGACCAATACTCTCATCGAGAGAATATGAAGGTGCACTTTTAGAAGATGAACCTCCACTTTCTTGGCTATATGATTATTCAACTCAAGAGGCTTGGCTTAATCATCCAGTTAAAAGATTTAAACCATCTCCACCAGTTGGTTCACTTCATCAACGTggtaataatttgtatacCGTAACAAATTCACCGACAAATCAGCAGCcacaaataacaaaattagaaataaaacAAGAACCAGGTGTAGTTTTG ggTGACTGTGCAGGAACTGGTGAAAGACGAAATGGTGACAGAGAAGGTGAAGAAAATGAACGTGTAAGAGAAGAAAGTGAAAGAAATAGAAATGATCCTTATGAATTTGATGTAGCTGGAGATGAGGAAAATGGTAGTGGTGAACATGGTGTAGTTGGTGCAGATGGTTTAAGACGACCACGTGATGAACCACCAAACTCGGGTTCTCTATTTACCAGCGAAGGTCTTCAAGTATCTTATAAAGATCTTGATCAGATATTTGATAATTCAGATCCTGATACATCAAGTGatgaaacaaatttaaatcaacttCAAGTGCAAACACCACCAGGTTCAAATAAATCTGGTGGAATGCATGAAGATACTCGTATTGACAGTATAACTAAACAAAATAATCGTGGTGTAGGTGTTCTTCGTCCTGAAGAATTATCGAAAATGTTTCCAACACCACCCTCATTGGAACATAATCCAGTAGCATCACCTTGTCAGTTAAATGATGTACCAATCGATCAAACTGAACTTACAGCACCTCAAAGATCACTTCGTCATGCTCCAGACATTTATCCAAATATGGGATCACCTTCAGAAGAACCAATTGAAGACTGGTCTTATGTTTTTAAACCACCGACAATTTGTAAACTTGTCGGGTCATCAAAATATGCaccattaaataatttacccaGCCAATTTCTGCCATCTATTACACTGCCTCCACATTGCGTATATAGACCTTCTTGGCagtgcaataataataattctacaaataattcaaacagtagtagtaatgaaaaaaatacattacattcatcatcatcatcgtcatcatcatcatctgtACCCCCATCAAAATCTGTTAATAATACTCAACAGGATCAACAGCAAGAACAATCACGGCATCAAGATCAACAGGCGCAgccacaacaacaacaacaacaacaactatCGCAACAGcagcatcatcatcatcagcagcagcagcagcaacaacaacaacagcagcaacaacaaccaTCATTACCACCACCTccacagcaacaacaacaacaacatcaCCACcaccaacagcagcaacagcaaTTGACAACAATATCTCATCAACAGCAATTATGTCCTTCGAGTCCTAATCCCAATAATGTTAGTAATCTTTATCGAGCGGCAGCAGGAAGACCTCCACCTCCCCCTTATGATCAACCAAGTCCTGCAACTTCAACAACTTcatcatatttaaataaaaatataaatagtattGATGCAGATACACCGGGTCCAATACGTGCACCAGAATCAAATTCTTTAGTAGTAAATATACTTCTTGGTGATACTGTTCTTAATATATTTCGTGATCATAATTTTGATAGCTGCAGTCTTTGTGTTTGCAATTACGGTCAAAAAGTTGTTGGTAATATAAAAGGAGCTGATGCTGTTTATTTAGCTGGTGCATGGACAAGTGGTAGTGGTTTATTTCAAGATGAAGAACAAATAAGGTGCAATTGTGGTTTTAGTGCAGTGGTATATCGTCGATTGGCTCATCAAGCAGGATTGTTTTATGAAGatgaaatggaaataacaGGTATTGCTGAGGATCCATCTGAAAAGAAAAAAGGATCACTTGTTGCAGTAGTATCAGGaagtggtggtggtggtggtgctggtgctggtgctactactgctactgctactactgataataataataaacaatctgGTTCTGAAGAACTTGATGTTATCACTTCAAGTGTATTAGAGCTTCTTCGTGAACAATGTGCAATTATTCAAAGTTCGGCTAGTAGTTTATATCGAGCTGCTAAAGAATACGCAgctaatagaaataataataataatataattaataataataataatagtaataatttaaatgttgtACCAACTCTTAATACATTAGAATTTAATGATGGTAATGAAGTGTCTTTAATTGCATTAGAACAAGGTAAATTAATAGATGGTGGTAATTCTGTTGAAAGAACATTAAGAATGGTTGGTGTACATCGATGGGGATTTATAAAAGCTCGTGGTCCACAGTGTAGTGGTGATATTCTTCGTATGATGCGTACACTTCAACCATTACTTCAAGATgcagtacaaaaaaaatgtactaCAAGAATGTGGGAAGCACCATATACAGTTACTGGTCCATTAACTTGGAGACAATTTCATCGTCTTGCTGGTCGTGGTACTGAGGATAGATGTGAACCACAACCAATACCAGCTTTAGTTGTTGGATATGACAGAGATTGGTTGTCATTATCACCTTATGCTCTTAGTTATtgggaaaaattattattagaacCATATGCTGGACCACGTGATGTTGCTTATGTTGTTTTGGCGCCTGACAGTGAAACAATAGttaataaagttaaatacttttttcgtGAATTATCAACGACATATGAAATTTGTCGATTAGGAAAACATACACCAATAACAAAAACATGCCGTGATGGTATAATGCGTGTTGGTAAATCATCATGTCAAAAATGGTCTAAGCAACCATTAGTTGATGAttggtttaaattattaggtGAAAATTCAATGGGTGAACAATTAAGGCTTTATGCGCAAGTCTGTAGTAATCGACTAGCACCATATTTAACTCAAGTTATTCAAGATCGTAGTCTACTAGATCCTGATTCAAATAATCACAAACAACAATCACAACATTCACATCATCAACAACAATCACAATCACCATCTGTACCACCAGCTGAATCAATGCCAGGAACACCAGACGGTACTGGTACTAATACTAATACTGTTagtgttaatattaaaacagAACCTGCTGTTGGTGAAAATGAAACAGCTCCAAGTGAAACACCATTATCAAATACAACACCAAATGCTAATTCAACAATGGGTAATGTTACACCGGCTATTCCGCCTTCTTCACCTTCAAATACATCAATAAATCCTAATACTAATTCATCATCAATAAATCCTAATACTAATTCGTCAATAGCTATTAAAACAGAACCTGGTTCGTCAAATCCAATGACAACGACGTCGATTAATACAACGACAAATACGTCAACTGTATCATCATCAATTGGATCAACAACTAATACGACAACCTCAACAACGACAACTATTGGACCGGATGAGGAAGAAATTGAACCTCCATCAATTGTTGTTTATATTGTTGAACCATTTTCAATGGGTGGTCCTGAAAATTCAGATCGCCGGCGATTAGCCATTCTTGCACTTTTAAGAGCATATTCAACTGCACTCAATGCTATGCCCGAAAATTTAAGATCTAATATTAATGTCCAG cTAATATCGCTGGAAAGTATAGTAGAATTAGGACGAGCACGTGAACGGCGGAAAATTCAAGATGAAATGCGTTCATTGGCATTAAATGTATATCTCCAAGGTAGACGGCTATTAAATCATAATTCAACAGTTAAAAGTCTTACCGGTTTTGGTACTGCTGCAGCAGCTGATATTTTccttaaaaataaagat gaCCGAAATAAAGCGGCTTATCGTTTATACACACCGGCGTATGTACTTGCGCCATTACGATCAAAGAGTGAAGCACCTGAGTCTTTTGGTATTGCCGGTCCAGAAGAGTGTGCTGTTATGTATCTTAGTTATTGCTTGAGTGAAGATCAGTCACAATTACTTGCAGTTGCGACTGATGATCGTGGTGAAATTTCAGAATCTGTCACTATAAATATTCATGTGCCAAATCGTAAAAGAAGAAAACGTGCATCTGCTCGACGTATTGGACTGCAAAAACTTATGGACTTTATACTTGGTGTCATGTCACAAGGC gTGCAACCATGGAGGCTAGTTGTAGGTAGAGTTGGTCGAATAGGTCACGGTGAATTAAAAAGTTGGGGCTGGCTCCTTTCTCGAAAATCACTTTTAAAAGCTTCTAAACATTTAAAAGAACTTTGTGGTCAATGCGATCTCTTATATCCATCCGCCGCACCATGTGTGTTAAGTGCTTGTCTTGTATCACTTGAGCCCGATTCAACGCTTCGGTTAATGGCTGATCAGTTTACACCCGATTCAAGATTTAGTCAAGCATCTGTTAATTGTCAACTCTCAACACCCCAAGATGTCACTTGTACTCATATACTTGTCTTTCCGACTTCAGCTACGACACAA tcATCACAAACAGCATTTCAAGAGCAGCATATAAATGGACCTGAGCTTGGTGacgatgaattattttcagcaCTAAATGATGACATGCCTGAAGGTATGGAGGGTATGGGAGACTTTAacgatatttttaatgtttggCCTGAGGCTAGTGCGGGTGGTGGACAAAGTCCTGGTAACAGTCCTCATAGACCAGAAGGTTCACCTATGGGCGGTGACGGAGGTGGTTCTGGTATGGGAAATCATGACGGGCCTGGTAGTCCATTCCCATGCAGCAGTACACCAAGG ACTGCAAACGCTGATCAAACGGAAGACGTAGCAAATCTTCACTTACAACCATTGGCTCTTGGTTATTTGGTATCTACAGCACCATTAGGCCGTATGCCATCTTGGTTCTGGTCAACGTGTCCACATCTTGAAGGTGTATGTCCggcatttttgaaaaacgctCTTCATCTACACAGTCCAGCCATACAACAAAATAGCGATGATATACTTCAGCAACAGAGTGCATTAACAGCTCATCCTCTTGATTCACAATATACTACAGATGTATTgag ATATGTGCTGGAAGGATACAACGCTTTATCTTGGCTTGCAGTAGATGCAAATACCAAGGATCGACTTTCTTGCTTACCGGTACACGTTCAAGTGCTAATGCAACTTTATCACATAAATGCAGCCCTCGTTTGA